A window of the Priestia filamentosa genome harbors these coding sequences:
- a CDS encoding HAD family hydrolase has translation MDSMVFDLDGTLWDSTDTILLAWNSLMKDYKQIKRDITKEDLQSVMGLQVPEIGKKLFPDLNAHERNRFLEESCLVENTFLGEQGGILFDQVEDVVRILSRKYKLFIVSNCQDGYIEAFYKFHQLEKYFTDYENPGRTGLSKGENIKLIMERNHLTKPVYVGDTEGDRKAAQFAGIPFVYAKYGFGQVNEYDYEIETFDELVKLF, from the coding sequence ATGGACAGCATGGTTTTTGATCTAGATGGGACACTATGGGATTCAACAGACACGATCCTGCTGGCGTGGAATAGTTTGATGAAGGATTACAAGCAAATCAAAAGGGACATAACGAAGGAAGATCTTCAAAGTGTCATGGGACTTCAAGTTCCCGAGATAGGAAAAAAACTGTTTCCAGACTTAAATGCTCATGAACGGAATCGATTTTTAGAAGAAAGCTGCCTAGTAGAAAATACATTTTTAGGAGAACAGGGCGGGATTCTTTTTGACCAAGTGGAAGATGTAGTGAGGATTCTTTCGCGGAAATATAAGCTTTTCATTGTAAGCAATTGTCAAGATGGATACATTGAAGCATTTTACAAGTTTCATCAATTAGAAAAGTATTTCACAGATTATGAAAACCCAGGTAGAACGGGTCTTTCAAAAGGAGAAAATATTAAATTAATCATGGAACGAAATCACTTAACCAAACCTGTCTATGTGGGTGACACGGAAGGGGATCGAAAGGCAGCCCAATTCGCCGGTATTCCATTTGTCTACGCCAAGTACGGATTTGGACAAGTAAATGAATATGATTATGAAATTGAAACCTTCGACGAACTTGTTAAACTATTTTAA
- a CDS encoding monooxygenase has product MTYLLQVDFKFEGPFGNDLTNAFTDIANSINKEKGFIWKIWTENKEAKEAGGIYLFETKEDAEKYLDMHTKRLKGFGITGIKGKIFETNEQLTTLNRGPLKLTKEKRDF; this is encoded by the coding sequence ATGACCTACCTACTACAAGTTGATTTTAAATTTGAGGGACCTTTTGGTAATGATCTGACAAATGCTTTTACGGACATAGCAAACAGTATTAATAAGGAAAAGGGGTTCATATGGAAGATATGGACAGAAAATAAAGAAGCTAAAGAAGCCGGGGGAATCTATCTGTTTGAAACAAAAGAAGATGCCGAAAAGTATTTAGATATGCATACGAAAAGATTAAAAGGATTTGGCATTACAGGTATTAAAGGAAAGATTTTTGAGACAAATGAACAGCTTACTACTCTTAATCGTGGACCTTTAAAGCTTACTAAAGAAAAAAGGGATTTTTAA
- a CDS encoding recombinase family protein gives MENRKFGYIRVSSRDQNEGRQLQSMEEAGISPRDIFIDKQSGKNFNREQYQLMKRMMRKGDILYIHSLDRFGRNKEEILQEWNAITKEIEADIVVLDMPLLDTTQYKDSLGTFIADLVLQILSWMAEEERDRIRKRQREGIDAALKGGVSFGRPKAQVSQEFIEAYNRWRNKEITAVQAMKEANVKKTTFYKLVKKHESTFNKESI, from the coding sequence ATGGAAAATAGAAAATTTGGATACATACGGGTAAGTAGTCGAGATCAAAATGAAGGTCGTCAACTTCAGTCCATGGAGGAAGCTGGAATTTCTCCTCGGGACATTTTCATCGATAAGCAAAGTGGAAAAAACTTCAATCGAGAACAGTATCAACTGATGAAACGAATGATGCGTAAAGGGGATATTCTTTATATTCATTCTCTAGATCGCTTTGGTCGTAATAAGGAAGAAATTTTACAAGAATGGAATGCCATTACAAAAGAAATCGAGGCAGACATTGTGGTCTTAGATATGCCATTGTTGGATACCACTCAATATAAGGATAGTTTGGGAACCTTTATTGCCGATTTAGTTTTGCAGATTCTTTCGTGGATGGCAGAAGAGGAACGAGATCGTATTCGAAAACGTCAGCGCGAAGGCATTGATGCTGCACTCAAAGGGGGTGTATCTTTTGGACGACCTAAAGCTCAGGTTAGCCAGGAATTCATTGAAGCTTATAATCGATGGAGAAATAAGGAGATTACAGCTGTACAAGCCATGAAAGAGGCTAATGTTAAAAAGACAACCTTTTATAAATTGGTGAAAAAACATGAAAGTACTTTTAACAAAGAATCTATATAA